The genomic stretch TTTTGCAAAACAggcaaaactgtttttttttcactctACACTGTACAGTTTTGCCATCAATGTCTACTATtcctaaatattttaaaaatgaatgaatcaaAGTTCATTTAAACAAAACCTATAAACAGAATGCATACATTTCATGTGGCACACATAATATATCTGAAACGTTGTTATTTCATAGTCCCTTCTTAACCATAATTGATATTTATGCATGTAATTACCCTAAATGGCTGGTCCTGGATGAAGGGGAAGTAGGGGATAGACGTCTCCTCCTTGCCCCACTCCCCAGATACGCAGGCCTTGCGGAGGAACTGCTTCTCTGCGAACCGGGCGCTCAGCTCCAGGGCCACATCAGCGGGAGGGTCCTCCTCTAACCCACCGCAGGCCAGGCTAATATCAAAGCTGTGTGAACAAGGGCTCATGAAAACActgagctgaagcacagcaAGTCAGCTATGAACTATAGTAAAATAGCCAGCTATTACATAATTATGAACCTGCATATATATAACTGCTGCCACTTGGTTAACCTAATAGATAGTTACATAACAATTAGACCCAGTCACCAGCTGCCCAATCTTTCCAACCTTCTGGCGTTTGGTTTTAACACAGAGATAATGCATTTTCATCCAGTAGCAAATGGTGAACAAGGTGTTACATGAATTTAATCAAGTCTAACTTCTTTTGTTGCTGTTCAGACACAGAAAGCATATCAGTTCAACCAGAAAAGCGGGTAGATTTGTCACTGCAAATCAATCCGGCAAAACTGTGCGTCCTACCACCCAGCTGgtttggcagagagagagaaaagacatGATCaacaaaacctaaaagaaaaaacagaaacttCACTGTGACTGTTGGAATGGATTTACCTGTCCGGCTCTGGATCCACAATGCCCATCACAATGATCTTCTTGCCTGGTCTCATCCCACCCTTGATGTGACCACTAAAAGGAACAGTCTATTCACAAGAAAGCGAGATGTATCAGCGTGTTTATTGGCATTTCACACTCAAATATATACTAATCAAAACTATCAAATAACAAAATTACCAGGAACCGTGTTATGTCTTCTCTATCAGGGGACCACAGAGCGGAGCTGCCAAAGGAATTGTTCAGGTGTGCATCTTCAATAGTctgtacagacagacacaaagaaaactgatttaaaacAATTCATCTTAGTAGCCCAAGTCTCCGAGTGGGGTTAAAGCACATCTATTCCAaagtaaatacaatttgaatgcAAACATCACAGGGAGGCAAAATAATGTGTGGAAGCCGCTATTACACGTATCTCACAGCAATTGTCTGCTGTGTGATAGCTGCCGATCCGTATAAGAACATCTGTGCACATCTGTCCTTTGAAACGCCTGCAGAGCTGCTTAAATACCCAGCACCATCTTATCCAAAGCCCTTAGTCTAAAAATACAACGTTGCTCGAAAGATGCTGCCAAAACACCTGTCGGCCCGTCTCCAGGAGATCTCCATCCCGGTGCATGTAAAGCCCCCTCCGGTGAGCAGATACTGTATCCACGTTAAGTCTGTGTGCAAGGCTGACATTTGCGGTTACTGTAACACATAACAAAGAGGTGTTGCACCACCATCCCCCCCCAATAAAAAGCCCACGACCTCCCTGCATCGCACAGTTGCTTGATTTGTATTGCATTACTTACTAAACCGTCCTTTCCCGTGCCCGATCCCGCCATCTTGTACAGAAATACCATAGAGCTGGATGGATCAGCTGAGCCGGGAGGCAGGTCAGTCCCAGGCAATGTGGCAACACTGAAGCAGTTCCTGCAACAAGGGATTTGTGTGCAAAACGGGATATACAGCAGTAGCCTCCTGCAGGACGAGCACAATTGCTGACGTGTAACCACAGATAAAAGCTTAATCCCTGTCTGCTCATAAACACTAATTCCTGCTCCGAGACGACTGTGGTCTTGGGCTCCACCAACAGGAAACGCGCTCACAATCACAGGGTTGCACATTAAAAAAGGATATTTctatattttacatgtttagTTTAGTGGTGCCATAGAGAACAGGTGTATATGATGttgatacattattatttttaccctGCCACATTTTATTACCATGTTTTTACCATGGTGCACTACACTTTCTAACCATTTTAACCACATTTTGTACCATGAGAAACTATATTTTACCATGTGTTAAGCACCCTACACCACAATGCatcttactgtatttttaccaCAGTATACCACATTCGTGTAGGGGACAAAAGTGCTACAGCCTCATATTTGGCCCATGGTCCCATTTATCATTTCTTGTTCCCTTATGACACTTTTAAGCCACCTTCTGCCACGCTTTATATTTAAGGGGTTTTGATTAATGTATGATCAATGATTATAATAAGAGTACTTACATATACTTATAGTAACTTACATACTATCACGAATATGAACGTCCTGCTATTATACTACAGCTACTAACCTGCTTACTATTACATACTATTACTGATGCATACTTCCTAACCTAAAATATACTTCCACTACTATATGTTAATATGTCTTGTGAAATGTGTCTCTTTTATTGTATAATGTGCATTTGATTAGTACTAGGATGGGAGACATCACAGGGACGTCagatacactacatggccaaaagtatgcagacaccccttctaattagtggattcgTCTATTTCacccacacccattgctgacaggtgtataaaatcaaacgcacagccatgcaatctccttagacaaaCATTGGCGGTAGAATGGGccgtactgaagagctcagtgactttcaacgtggccatgtcataggatgccacctttccaacaagtcagttcatCAAACTTCTGTCCtggtcaactgtaagtgctgttattgtgaagtggagATTTGTCAAGTCaagattggtgtggaagaacttcactggcctgcacagagccttgacctcaaccccatcaaacacctttgggatgaattgcAACGCAGACTGCGAGCCAGGCCTAATTGCCCAAGATCAGGGtccgacctcactaatgctcttgtggctgaatggaagcaaatccctgcagcaatgttccaacatctagaggaaagccttcccagaagagtggaggctgttagagcagcaaaggggggaccaacttCATATGAATGCAAATGTTCGATGAACaagtgtccacatacttttagCCATGTAGTGTAGCTGCTGGAAATGGTGGTAATATAATGGACCAATGGGTGGTGCttatctcctctgttccaaaaAAATACATCCAAAGCAGTGCTCCAATATGGTgacagagggtgctgttgtgtTCCACTAGAAGAGGCTGTTTTTGGAGAAGTTCAACTTCCTGTAGTCTAAGTGGAGATTAAGGCAGGATGTTTATTCCTGTCTTCAGCCGTGGGGGAGAGTACCCAGTTCCCAGTTTCCAGAGACTCTGGGAGACTGAGGGTTCAGGGTTCTTGATTTGTCTCTCCTCTACTTTCAGCCCACGTCTTGCCCTCCTGTTCTGTTTTGTCTCCTGCTCCGTTTCTCCCACTGTGTCGTCCACATGGTTTATAGCTGTACTCCTTGACATTTCCTCTGACCAGTTCCATTATGACCCTGCATATTCTGGA from Amia ocellicauda isolate fAmiCal2 chromosome 23, fAmiCal2.hap1, whole genome shotgun sequence encodes the following:
- the LOC136718894 gene encoding galectin-related protein — translated: MVFLYKMAGSGTGKDGLTIEDAHLNNSFGSSALWSPDREDITRFLTVPFSGHIKGGMRPGKKIIVMGIVDPEPDSFDISLACGGLEEDPPADVALELSARFAEKQFLRKACVSGEWGKEETSIPYFPFIQDQPFRIEIHCEHQRFRIFVDGHQLFDFYHRVGTLPAIDTIRINGSLQITKLG